One genomic region from Rattus norvegicus strain BN/NHsdMcwi chromosome 10, GRCr8, whole genome shotgun sequence encodes:
- the Smtnl2 gene encoding smoothelin-like protein 2: MEPTPDAEEAHTVREALGRYEAALEGAVRALHEDMQGLQRGVERRVAEALRLAGPLARTVAELQRDNQRLQAQLERLTRQVEALGLATGVSPAPGTPSPPPATTVTDRAPRLGTARFSSHATFSLSGRSPSMEHDEVSDLEARRTSNSCIMENGHQLDAGSANGSSEVQASSAQESPRPRPVSLSLRLPHQPVTAVTRVSEKFSGETSASALSPTSAAIVGGFTPSPSEAISPWTPSPTEKSSSFTRSLSGSGYGAVTAGKRKDSPPLVTPPQSPPSSQPPAMTQAPRQGERRRELVRSQTLPRTSGAQARKALFEKWEQDTASKGKGETRAKLKRSQSFGVASASSIKQILLEWCRSKTVGYQHVDLQNFSSSWSDGMAFCALVHSFFPDAFDYNALSPTQRQKNFELAFTMAENLANCERLIEVEDMMVMGRKPDPMCVFTYVQSLYNHLRRFE, encoded by the exons ATGGAGCCAACCCCCGACGCCGAGGAGGCGCACACGGTGCGCGAGGCGCTGGGCCGCTATGAAGCGGCGCTGGAGGGTGCCGTGCGTGCGCTGCACGAGGACATGCAGGGGCTGCAGCGCGGCGTGGAGCGGCGCGTGGCCGAGGCGCTGCGCCTGGCTGGCCCCTTGGCTCGCACTGTGGCCGAGCTGCAGCGGGACAACCAGAGGTTGCAGGCGCAGCTCGAACGCTTGACCCGCCAGGTGGAGGCGCTGGGCTTGGCGACTGGTGTGTCCCCTGCACCCGGCACGCCTAGTCCGCCTCCAGCGACCACGGTTACAGACCGCGCCCCCCGCCTGGGCACCGCGCGCTTCTCCAGTCATGCTACATTCTCGCTGTCCGGTCGAAGCCCG AGCATGGAACATGATGAAGTCAGTGACCTCGAGGCGAGACGAACTTCAAACTCATGCATCATGGAGAATGGACACCAGCTGGATGCAG GTTCAGCCAACGGATCCTCTGAGGTCCAAGCCTCATCAGCCCAGGAGTCCCCTAGACCACGCCCTGTGAGCCTCTCCTTGCGGCTGCCCCACCAGCCGGTCACAGCTGTCACCCGAGTCTCTGAGAAATTCTCTGGGGAGACCTCAGCTTCAGCTCTGTCACCCACATCTGCTGCTATTGTGGGGGGCTTCACCCCAAGCCCTAGTGAGGCCATCAGTCCTTGGACTCCTAGTCCCACTG AGAAAAGTTCCTCCTTCACACGGTCTTTGTCTGGCTCTGGGTATGGAGCAGTGACAGCTGGCAAACGCAAGGACAG CCCTCCACTGGTGACCCCACCACAGTCACCCCCATCCTCACAGCCTCCAGCTATGACTCAGGCCCCTCGCCAGGGAGAGCGTCGCAGGGAACTGGTGAGGTCGCAGACGCTGCCTCGTACTTCAGGGGCGCAGGCTCGGAAGGCGCTGTTTGAGAAGTGGGAGCAGGACACAGCAAGCAA GGGCAAAGGTGAGACCAGGGCCAAACTAAAGAGGTCGCAGAGTTTCGGTGTGGCCAGTGCCAGCAGCATCAAGCAGATCCTGCTCGAGTGGTGCCGCAGCAAGACTGTGGGCTATCAG CATGTGGACCTGCAGAATTTCTCCTCCAGCTGGAGTGATGGGATGGCCTTCTGTGCCCTAGTGCACTCATTCTTCCCTGATGCCTTCGACTACAATGCCCTGAGTCccacacaaaggcagaagaacTTTGAACTGGCCTTCACCATGGCTGA GAATCTGGCCAACTGTGAGCGCCTCATTGAAGTGGAGGATATGATGGTGATGGGCCGCAAGCCGGACCCCATGTGCGTTTTCACCTACGTGCAGTCGCTCTACAACCACCTGCGTCGCTTTGAGTAA